The Drosophila innubila isolate TH190305 chromosome 2R unlocalized genomic scaffold, UK_Dinn_1.0 1_C_2R, whole genome shotgun sequence DNA window CAGCCATTATGCCGGCTGATTactgaaaataatgaattttaataattttaactaatttagcGCGTTTCCTAAGCATAGACAGCAACTCACGTTGCACAACATGTAATTCACTGCATACTCTAAATAGTTAGTTGATTAAAGCTAATATTTACCTTGTACTGTTTTTCTAATTACTAACAACTTTGTTAATATAAGTATCTATTTACTTAAGTAGCAAAACagtttctgtttatttttgttttggtcaCCGACAGTTGCAATGTtcgcagtgctgccaactttttctAATAGCAAAAAAACGAGCTGGCAGGCTTTGTTCGCGGAAGAAGcccattttcatattttgatcATTGATGCTGTTGAGTGAGGAGCAAATTGCTTATGAGGAGTAACGTGTTCGCGAATGTCACACAAGATGGCGCTGTATCGCAACAGAAAATCGttgctaaatttaaagtttaggTAACGCGAATCGACAaaagttttacaaaaaaacatctgaaaattttaaaaattctagctacaaaattaaaaaagttcttTTCCCAATTACCTCTTTTTAATATAACCTCAAATGGTACGTtttgccagatcggaaaatttaGCAGAGTGGCAACCTCTTGGGCAAAAACAGTGCTTCCACACCAGgactgccaactttttagaagAAAAAATAGCAGAGATACCGACgcttgcatatttaaaatttcaacgtCGCGAACGAGCGAAAAGAGAAGCGACGCGCACAATTTCGAATGACAAAGCATCCGTGAAAAGTGTGAAAAATTTGTTGGTAAAGTGAATTAAACTATATAGTAGTggactaaaatatatatttaataaagtgcaagtgaaaataaatatatttataagaagTGCGCgcgcaatttgcattttcacaCGCATTTGcaagaaacagcaacaacaacaatggaccCCTTCACTCAGGTAGTCAAGAGTAATATTAATCtcaaacaatgaaaatgcattGTCTAACCATgtgaaatatgcaatttatatataatttgttgcaGCGCATGCTAGAAAAGGCCGAACAGCGCAGTCGCGCACTCGGCATAACCAATGCCAGCAAATTTCCACTGTCGGAATGCAGCTTGACGACGCCAGCGTCTGCGTCAACGTCAGCGGCAGCGCCAACGCCGAAGTCTGTTAATAGCAgcggaagcagcagcagcagcggcggcggcggcagtaAAGTTGTTATCCTGGAGAAGACAACATTAGAGGCATCGCCCACAAAGCCGCTGCGTCATTATGCGGCCGTCAACAAGGAGAATATGGAAATGGGAATTGAGATAAACATAACCACTGCTCAGCCAATTGGGGTAAGTTTCTTTTTACGCTTTGTTTTTGCATCTGTGCATTTTTGGTGGTTGTATTTTTTCCTTACTTTgctttgtctttgtctctgtttttgctacatgtatgtgtatgtgtatgtgtgtgtgtgtttgtttgtgtattttacGCGCGCTGTCGCTGCTTTTAGGTGCAAGTTGAAATTCAGGAGCAGGACATGACCGACGAGGATGGGGATGAGGATGTGGATGAGGCAACTACAGCTGCAGCTGGGGAGGAGGCACAGGCAATGCTGGTGAATCAACCGTTGGCCCGACTCCGAGATACCTCGCGCAATCGTCTGCAGCGCATGGGCGCACTGTACTCCAACGCGGATGATCTGTCCTCGCCCATACATCGCACCGAGGCGCAGTTCCATGCCGGCGACGATGATGTGGACGCGAATCGCAGTCCGCGCAAGGGCAAACAACGCTTTGGCAAACTGGCAGCGTTGGCGGACACAATCAATCAGTGGGAGGATGATACGGCACATCATGATGTGCAGCGACCGCTGCTGGATGCAGTGCCTCCGCCCAAACCAGACTTGCCCAGTCGTCCAACTGCCGAGCCGACATCCAAGGCGGTCGTAGCTGATGCCGCCAGCaataaaacaaagcaattGAAATGGGATCCTAAGGTATTGAGCTCATTGGAGGCACAAGGTTTTCAACGACGCGAATCCTCAACgcttaaacatacatatgatTATGCCAAACAGGAAGAAGTGACATCTtcgacaacgacgacatcgacgacgacgacgacgtcagCTGCCAGGCCGCCAGTGCCGGAGAAATCGACGACGGTCAGCAAAGTGGCCAAGACATTCAGCCATGTGGTCACAGCAGCGCCTTCAGGCGCCAAATCCTCCTCAGCGCCTGCAGCAAGTGTCAAGTCTGGTTTGGTATCCGGCCGTGCAGCCATCTTTGAGAATAAGGCCAATGGAGGCATCTCCTCGCAGGCGGCACAACGCAACCAAAAGGATCCCTGCGAGCTTTCGCTAAAGGACCGCATGAAGCTCTTTGAAACGGGCAATTCCAAAGCCATGCTGCCCAAGGCGCCCATAGGCACGTCGCCCAGCATCAGCCAGATCCGAGCAGCAGCCGAGGAGGAGGCAAAGGGTAAGCTGGACTACTCGCCCATGACAATAGTTTTCCCTCTATCTCTGTTTGATCTTCCAGCCCATGCTGCTGCAGTGCATCCAGTTACAGCAGCCGCACAGATTCAAACCAAGCCCAAGCCCGAGAGCAAGCTGCGCGACAAGGTGGCCGCCTTGGTGGCCTCGGCACAATCCAGTGCTGAGAATCGCATCAAGGACATTGATCGTCAGCGGCAGGAGGATATGCAAATCATTGCCAATCgttttaacaaacaaaaggaGATCTTCCAAACAGAGACAACAACGACTCCAATTGTTAGAGCTCCACCAGCTCCGCCAGCAGGCAGTAAAGTGGTGCGTCCAacgccgccaccgccaccaccgcccATGGCAATCTCCAGCAGCAAGCGACGATCACGTAAGACCCATTAGGATTAGGATATGTTGTGTAGCTTTattttaactgaaattaatttgcatttacagCTGGCGATGTTGCCATTGATGAGGAATCGAAGCGTGCACGCAAATCTCAACAGGATCGCTTGTATCCCGCTTTATCTGAACTGGACTCCAGTGATGACAACTGCTGTGCGACGACGGCAACGGCTTCCGTTAACGATGATGATAGCGAGGATGAAAGGTGCGCCGACAAATGCTACTCCTGTCTGCTATTTCTGCTCTGCATTGAATAGaatctatatatacattctACCATCCATATCTACTCCTTATATTCCTCTTCCTTCCTGTCCTACTCCTTTACCTTCTCCCAATCGTAATTACTCcacctgctcctgctccttaTCCCAATCCTTGAGACTGATTTTAGTACTTAAGACGCAtagctttaaaaacaaactaactTTAGACAAGGCTCAAATAAATACATGACGCTGCTTAAACTAATCTCTAATATATATGCTCTTTTATTTGTAGTTGCATGGATGATGAGTCGGTTGAGGACGCGGATCAGTCACAGACTGAGGACAGCAGCTCAGGCATGTGCAACGGCAGCCTTGGTCGTGCAATTCTGCACACTGTGCAACGCAATGAGGCAgagatgcaacaacaacaacagcagcaacaacaaatgggcAAAAAGGTGAGTTCAGGTAGAAAATCTATAGCACAGCGGGTGATCCTTAATTGTCTTCATTGCAGGTACACTACGCCGAACAGGATCATTATTATAGTCAGGATAGCTCAATATATTCCTCGGGCGGTATTGATGATTATCTGGACGAGGCGCTGGGCGGTGACTACGGCAGCACCCAGGACGAGGACGATGATAGCGAGGATGAGCACAATGCCAGTCACTTGTCACTAGGCGTAAGTactataaagtacatatattcttgaacaGTATcctttattgaattatttctgTATTTCCGAAGCAGAGCAAGGGCACCACTGCCTCCAATAGCTTCTCCTATCGCCGACCATCGGGAGCAGGCGCCTCCAGCTCGTCAGCCTGTGAGGCTCTTGAGGAGCATCGTGAGATGATGGATGTGCAGACGCCGCTACTGAACGGCGCACAGCCTGTGAAGTCCGAGCTGAGCGTTAACCAGGACAATGATAATTTGGTGACATTGGTGCACACCGTTAGCTTCTATCGTCGCCAGCAGACAGCGAATGTTAGTAAACTCAAAGGAAATCCCTATTGAAAAAGTAAATCTTAATGTAATCCCTATCTTAACAGAGCTCCAACTCGACGCCAGTACGTAAGATTTGTCGGGAGCAGCAGGTGATGCGTTCTGCGTTAACTGCCGATTGCCATGCCAAGCACAAGCTGGAATATGACTCACCACAGCAGGGAGAGCCTGCCGAGCATTGCCGTGAAGAGGACGACGAGCAGATGAGCGCACGCGAGTCGAATGAGGCGTCACAGGCGCAGGACAAGATCAAGAAGCTTCTGAGCGAAGTGTGCAAACAACAGCAGGTCATAGGTCAAGCCAGTCAAGCGCTTAATCTCTGCGCTGCCACCGTCGAGTTTTCCGGCTCCACAGAATCCGTTGAAGGCGAGCGTTATCTGCTGCTAGCAAGTAAGTCGATTTAATTCTATCACTTGTTGATCTCCAACTAATCTCTGTGTTGTGCAGCTCATCGGCGTCAGGCCTGCTTGGATGAAGTGCAGCGTTTGCGCGTCGAGAGCAGCGTTCGTCCCGTGGGCGCACCCAAGGAGAAGGGTCTGTTGACCGTCAAGGAAATCACTTTACCGCTGAGACAGGAGTACGTACGCAAAATGGCCacgggcaacaacaatggccatCATTTGGTCTGCCTGCTAAAGTACAATGAGCATGTGCTGGCCACCAAGACGGTGCCCACAATGCCTGGACTGCTATCCGTCAAATTTCCCGATGTGCTGCAGCTTAGCAATGTCTATGCGGACTTTCGGGTAAGCTCAGGTTTTAGTTTTTCTCTTCAAGCAATCTTTTAGACCCTGCACTTAAAATGAAAGCAGCTAATTGTGTGTTCAAGGCAAAAGGAGGCATCTGCAGCCCcagaaagtatatatatttttaatcaatatcTAGATCTCAGACTAATCAATGATATAAATGCAGGGTCTCACACAGTCGTGCTCGCTCGACTGTAGCCATTCCCTATTAGTTCTTACTACAGTTTTCTCTCCCCTCCACAGATAACACTCGAGATTTATGGCATGGTGGCACAGCGGGATCAATTGCCACATGAGCTCAAGTATCACATCAATCTGAACAAAAAGGGCGGCAATAAAACACCCAAAAAGAAGGGCGGCGAGAATCGTTTGGTCATGCCACCGGTGCAGAGTCCAGCGGGTCCACATGTGGTGCGTACACCACAGCTGGTGCAATATGGTTTCGCCATCTTCTCGCTGCGTGAGATTCAGCGCACCAGTTGGACACTGACGCAAGTGTTGGGCGTGAGTCCATTAGATGGCACCGTGCACATGAAGGTTAACTGTGAGCTGTCGGTGAGTGTGGAGTACCAGGGATTCCTTACCATGTTCGAGGATATATCCGGCTTTGGCGCCTGGCATCGTCGCTGGTGCTATCTAAACGGCTCCGTTATCAACTACTGGAAGTATCCAGATgatgagaagaagaagacgccCATGGGCAGCATCGATTTAAATGCTTGCATCTCACAAAAAGTGGGAACAGCATCGCGTGACATTTGTGCCCGTTTCAACACAATGCTGCTGGAGTGTGAGCGTCCGGCATTGGACACCGATCAAGAATCGTTGATTATAGTGCCCAATGGACGCACAACAATTGTGCGTCATCTGCTCTCCGCTGACACAAAGGAGGAGCGCGAGGAATGGACTGCCTACCTGAACAAGGCGCTGACACTGCTGCGCGCCTGGGGAACAAATCATTGAGGCGATGAATCAttagagcagcagcagcaatcgcaTCATTTGGGGCGgggtttttttatgttttcagttttatgttttagtttattttatacgtttactttttttaattaattcgcCTTATATGTTGTCCACTTCAATCAACTGTAAGACTATATAACTGTCGTAACTGTATTCAATATGCTCAACGTTATCAactgtatttatataatcCGACTTCAAGCTAAAAGTATTTGTTGAGTGTCacaaattatatgtataaagatGAGAAAAACAACCTAattcttgtttatttaaaaaccaaattgaTTTAGGGAACTTGCTCTATACACGggttaagttttattaaatacgtttcactatacacatacacatataatttaaactgtttttttcttttggttatATTTCTGTTATTGTAggagtatatttttaattggatGTTTGTCTTTCAGGTGGTTGTTGTAGGTTGTACAAGTAGCCGTGGCTCTTGTCAGGTAGTCTCTGGTGTTTTGCCTTTTTCAAATTGACATTATACAGTATACATTGTTATAATGCGGTGACAATTTGGCTTAAAGGCTAtctacaaaaattgaatatttactGTGTCTTTTTGTGTtcattttgtgtgtttattttgcaGTTAAAAAGTGTGCAATTCATTTacttgcatttcattttatgttaattcaTCTATTTCACAACAATTATACGTATTATAGACGtacagatatatatgtatagtttatatatttcagttaaattgtaaatatttcaaaataacgACAACTTGCCTCAGATATGATTGCAatctttaattgatttatgtattgtttcggtatgtgtgtgtgtgtttagtatttatgtatgtacataatgTTGAAGCAACACATTCattagaaatatatacataaagcTGAATACAGTGATTACTCGAAAAGAAATTtccataattaaatgttataatattcaattcttaaagaaatttcttctttttttttaattattcatactTTGCGAGTTTTCACTGTAATAGAGTGATTGACATATTATTGCTACTGTTACAGATATTTCTGCTGATGTTTTCAACTGATTTTCGGAATTTTATAAAGCGTCCAACTGTTTCCCCCTGAatctttttatattgttaGGTAAAAGTATAATATTCTATTTCTGGAATGTTGTTTGTATTATGTGTATTTTAGAAAGATTCGACAgttgaaagaaattaaaaaaagaagaaacgtTTAGTGCTAAATAACATTTgctctatatatatactcgtatatatgtCAACATACTTATTATATGCTTGGCTATAATACTGAAGGATTATGTATAGTTTAATAGGTAGTATGTCCGCAATGGacttaaacaattttcaactaCTTTATGTTAGTTCATTTTTAAGAAGTGTTaactgttattgtttttgttgatgttcttgttcttgttcttgttgttgttgtcgcaaaAGAATAGAGATAAAGCTAAATTTCGATCCAAGTCTTTGTCTTTTCGTTTTATCAATTACTCAACTTACGCACTATAATCTATAATTTTGTTCAGgccaatatataaaattgaaaaaataactgCCTAAgcttaatttattgtattatgtGGTGTATTGTGTATGtaggtatttttaaaatttaacacatTTCACTTAAATCTACAACAAAAGcacataacaaaaaacaatgtaataaattaaattaaaaacacttttcaaaaatgatatgcattaaaaataaagtaaataaaagggCGACGCAAGCTGCGTGTGGAGTGAAGTGGAGTGTGTGGATTGTGTGGATGGTGTGGAGGTTGTAAATTGTGTAGGGTGTGTGTATTGGGTGGTTTGTGCATGGGCTATGTGTGGAGTGTATTTGTAAATGTGTTGCTCTCTTCATGGATTAACAGCGACGCTGTTGTCAactcctccgcctccgcctgcACCAACGCTGCCCGCGACGCTGCCTCTGTTGCTGGCGCTCACCACTTGCGCATTCTGTCGCCGCAAATCGGAACCTGTGGCCGCCGTGATGAGCGTGCCCACAATCAGCATGACCGCCATGGCCACGTTCGCTGGAACATCTCCATATGAATAGAACAGTTCCGAGTAGAAGAGTGTAAAGCAAATGCCAAACGTCTGCGCCGAGGCATTTAACAGACCCGATGACGTGCCTTCCGGTTCCGGGAATGTTAACTCCGCACCGAATTCAAAGCCCACGGGCAGATAGCCAGTCATAAAGAAGCTGCAttcaacacacacattaaGTTAAGAGCTGTCATTTGGGAGTTAATGCCAACGGAACACTCTTACCCCAACAGCGAGGCGGTTAAATAAACCACAGCAATGTGTCCCGTGTCCAAAGTGAAGGTAAATATCCACATGCCAACCATAGAGAGCGCGTAAACCGCCAACGTAGTCTCTCTGCAATTTAAAGCAAGTAAAAAAGTTACAGTTGAGTGTTCACATTTGTGAGATACCCAGTACCCTAAATAACTTAACTAACTTCTCTTTATATAATTCGATCGtgaaaaaactttaaagtagACTTCATCtacaattatatttctttatcttaaattaaaattgattgaaatataatataattgtaaGTCTTACGTTCTTATTGCATAATTGCATTGAAATTCTTATTATTCTGTTTTTAGTCGCCAACAACATACATTACCACAAAGTTATTAACCCCCATAACCCTTTTGAGTATCGGGTATAAAAAGTCATTAAAGTTTCGCATGCAGCTGAAAGTTGTGCAGcacacggcgtatgcgtaatgagCAAACTCATGGAAATTAATTGTTTGGCACTTACTTGAATTTGTGCGTCTTATCCAGCACAATGCCAGAAACAACAGATCCCAACATGCCCGCCAGCACAATGCTCAGTCCAATGCGACCCGTGTCGACCTCATGACCTGGATAATACTTGAGCACCACCTGCAAGCATGAAGAGCAACCACAATGCGGTTTAGTTGCTGTTAAAGTACGTTTAAAAGTTTGCACACTGTACCGGATTGAGGAGCGTGGAAATGGCATAGAAAACGCCCACATTGATGCCATAGGAGAGCAGCAGGAAGATGAAATTCCGATTGGTCATCAGATTCTTTAGGGATTGCATAAAGCTGACCTGCAGCTCGGCATTCCCCTCCAAACGCTGTGACGTCTCCTGGGCAGCTGATGGCGGTGTCGGCGGCTTATCCTGGAAAACTTTAAAGGggaatttcattattaaatttaacaccAAAAcacgattttttatttttataaattttttagacaagtaaagttttttaaaaaatgaaaatattcatagctatattaataaaagtaaaaaaccattttattttctcaattgttttaattttccttattttttatacacctataaagttttcgaaaaattcaataaattgctAATTTTCTAACTAAAGATTATGACTTTCTATgttcttaatattttagtCAAAGTCTCCGACAGTAATAAGTAtatagataattttaaaataattgtactTACAGAGTATCATGAGTACAAGCAGTATGCTAGTAAGTCCTGCCACCAGATAGAACATCATTTGAAGATCTTTGCCCACCGTCTCCAGGCTCTCAGAGTTGGGCACCAGCATCGGAGGCAAAACAAATCCAATGGCCACGCCCAGCTGTAAAATATACAAGAAgaagaattatatttttgggtTAGAAAACTTGGTCTAAATAAAACGCATCCGCTTCCGTTTCGTGTATCCGTTTTGGTTCCCATTTTCAGTTCTATTTCCATTTTTGAGTCTGGATTTATTTACGAtgcaatttgatttatgtgtgtgtcgTGCCCCATTGTTGATGCCACAGTTGCACTGAcagtttttgcatttgttgtttgttgttttcgtcAAAGTTTTTCGCGCCATTTCGTTGGCTAGCAACAAATTTGCCAGTCCAGCTGTTGTGAGACCACTTGGGTCATGAATTTGTTGCCCGTTTTTCTGCAgttataccctgtattcaTAATGACAGCCTAAGGGATATACTGATGTTTTCCCTAGCCTCTAGTAACATTCCCAATCATATCAGAAAGTTCTcataaattctaattttttccAGCTAAGTACAGAGTATCTTTCAAGCCCATCACTTGCTACTGCTTCAGACTTACTCttttttcagctttaatttgtttatgtgcAATATTTTTTGGCCTATAAATAAGATTTAGTGAAACGCACGCAAATAACTTTTGACAGcgatttgaaaattgcattaaagttgagtgcaattcaaatttattcatGAATGGCTCCGTTAAGCTCTATTTCATGGTATGAGTTTTGGATTATACTAATTTATGTGAGCCGCTTATTAAACATATGGAGCTGTCTGTCTGTAAAATGcacaattgtttatatatactttgatAACCTAATAAGTAGTTTTCTTTTCTCGTTATAACCAGTTCTAATTGACATAAGGTTCTTAATGCTTTGATTCTTTTATGGAATAATTTGCTATTTATACTTGTAAGGCTTTAATTTCTGATTTGTGATTTCAAGTTGTTTTCTCAAGTGAAAGCCACCAAGATATTAGTATACAGTGCAGTGCTTTGGGAATTCAGTCAATTTCGCGAAATTGTCAATGcatcaatttgcataaattaaattcaaaagcaACGTCGAAATAATGTAGTCAACTTGAGGCTTTGCTTTGACTTGAGGTGCAGAAAAAGACGCTTGAGCCGGAGCAAGAGCTTGACAATGCCGGAGAACGAAGAACGGGGAACTAGAGAAATGTAATGCCCACTAGAGAAATTGAACAGCTATGGAACCGcactaaagaaaataaacacagGATGTTTTTGAACGGCATCGTcggaggaaaaaaaaataagtggaTAGGAACGCAAGAGGTTTATCCATTTCCTGGCTTGTTTACACATGCtgtgttctctctctctctctctctctctctctctctctctctctctcttttcaagttgttgttgcaactagCTACAAAAATACCTTAAAAAAAGGCgaagaaaaagaaaccatGTTTGTTCAGCACTttggcaacggcaacgtcaGGAGGCAAAGCCAAAACTCGTGCTCAGAGCTGTTTCTCTAGCAAATCCGCATGTAAGGATTCAGTGGCAAGTGGATGTGCCCGTGGCGTTGTCCTTGCCAGATAAGGCAACCCTGGCGAATCATTGCAAGCGAGCGGGgacatgtggcatgtggcatgaggcATGTACGTTGCGTTCAATGTCAAAAGCTATGCGCGTAGTATCAATTGCTGTTCCCTGCTGCGTTATTTGGTTTAGTTTCTAGTCGGCGCTTTTAGACCATGtgcttaaaaactaaaagtgTATATTAGgtttgcaaaaaaaagaatgtgCATAAGTTTACataaattcttgatcagcaacaAAATTCCAGTCAATATCCAACTAAACAACTATCTGTCTGACTGTCCGCCTCACTGTCTGAACAAATAGAATTCCAAAATTATACGAACTAAAGACAttgcacattaaaaaaaatgaaaaaaaggaGTAATTATAAAACTAGAACCTTGATTTTTGGCACATATGATATATACTGTagtacaaattttgtttttaaattttatcatgaTTGACTAATTGAATTGCAagttatttaagaattaataatacacgggccaaaaaaagaagaagaagcttgCTCTTGTTTATAGTGTGGGttttattttcagatttaGTACAGGGTCGCTCACAGTCAAGTTCTTCTACAGCAGTACTCTTTACTAGTTGGCTTAGTTTCTAgtcagcatttttattttttttttagatggaACTTCGTGTTGACATTTTAACATAGAcggtggcaagtggcaaagtCACTAAAACTAACATTTGCATTTCTCGTTTTCTCCATTTGAGCAGCAGCCACTTGACCTCAGACTCAGACTGCGACTAAGACTGAGAATGCAGTGTAGTGCAGTGTAAAAGCACTGCAGGTGGTACATTGACTATTCGACAACACTGTATTGTGTGGCACACAATGACAGGCCCATATTTGTGACATGCACATCCCATTGAGACTTCCTGCTGGGCCGAGAGactgatagagagagagagagggagagagagagggagagtgagagaaaaagagagagagagagagagagagggagatccTGGCGAACAACAAGCGGAAATTATATCAGCATTAAAAGATGTGCTAACCCCTCTCTATCCCCTCTATCCACTAGCCTCCTCCCCCCCTTCCCCCTCTTGCTTATCAGCTCTAATGGCATTGCAAGCAATACtaattgctttgctttgttcAGCGTCCATTAACTAACTGTGGGccaattgttaattgttaaaagTCATAGTTCAAATGAGAAAATGTGTGAAAAGTTGCACACACAAAAGTGCAAACTAAACTAACTGCAACAAATCATAAAAAGCTAGTTTTCTCATATGTTTtggttaaaataattaaaaaaggaaaatccAAGTACAGTATATTACTTCAAAACTAACTCGGCTAATAAGAGATTAtcttcttaaataaatatgtggttgcttaaaactttattatttgttataaatcTGGGAATTCAAATAATTGGATAACTCTCAATGGATATAAGGACATAGAATCTGATATGGATTCGCAATATTTTTAAGCGATTCATCAAGCAGatcagagagagaaagagctaATGTCAtttataaagaattaaatCCTTTACTCATAGCTTTAATATAGTATTTTAGTTGCAATACAAAAATTCTCTAAGGAttgaataaagaaattaacaaagtaataagtaattatatatacattttcatatttttattggagctagaattttaaatcagACATcaatgttattataatttcaacaTTCACTACTTAAATTAGATCGACAGAGTTCAggacacttttatttattatatttttatccaTTATTCATCACGCAATTTATGCAATCTCCtatcatatatatatcagGCTCAGCCACAGGCTCCGGTATTGGATTGGCTGTAGACAGAAGACATTCAATTGTACAAGTCGTAATTGTTTAATCAGATAGAAATCATTATTACACTTACCATGAGTCAGAGCGAAAAGAGAACACACAGCGAACACACAGATAGTGACAAAGGAGAAGACCTTCATGATTGTTGATTGTTCTTCAAAGACTTGATTGAAACTGTAGCTGTTTAGGAATCAGCCTCTTTATATACGCAATTCATGAAAAAGCCCACTCTTGCATCCACATCATCTTATCAATTTAGTAGCGAAATTGGAAAGTTCTAATACACGGGAATTTACCGGTAAATacccaaattttaaaaatttttcaaaaaattcccAGAAATTCCAacgttgtatttttaaatttaaaaaaatcaaactttgTAGGAAAAACTTCCACTACAACTGTGTTGTCAATAATTGtgttatgcaaattgaaagtTACAAATTATGTCAATATTTAgctatagttttaaaaatcatttcaaattttttaaaatttttcacttaaattttatataacatatatttacaaCTGAGTTTTCATTTAAGCCGTGAATTCAATATTGAATTTCAAGTATTGTAgaattgcattaattaatgGTATCTTTTTAGCATGAATTATTCAGgcaattacgcatacgccacgtatGCTGGCGACTTATTGGCGTACACTGCAACGGGCACAACATTTTGGccacattttaattactttgtgTGCAGTCAGTGTTGCGAAGACTGTAGACCATTGCATGTGGTCCAGGAGGAGAGGAGGAGTAGAAGAGAGGAGGGTAAACAAGTTGTGCGGTTGAGTTGACCTCAAAGTGACATTTAT harbors:
- the LOC117785661 gene encoding feline leukemia virus subgroup C receptor-related protein 2, giving the protein MDLKHSASGAVESADSYIATSKSTDMITPKEKDNKANNASNAPAEGYKVYARRWAVLILFVFYSASNAMQWIQYTIINNIITRYYGISDKWVDWTSMIYMILYIPLIFPGSWFLDKVGLRITALVGIVGTCIGAWIKVFSVDPSLFYVSFIGQAIVALAQVCILSLPARLAAVWFGPDQVSSATSVGVFGNQLGVAIGFVLPPMLVPNSESLETVGKDLQMMFYLVAGLTSILLVLMILFFQDKPPTPPSAAQETSQRLEGNAELQVSFMQSLKNLMTNRNFIFLLLSYGINVGVFYAISTLLNPVVLKYYPGHEVDTGRIGLSIVLAGMLGSVVSGIVLDKTHKFKETTLAVYALSMVGMWIFTFTLDTGHIAVVYLTASLLGFFMTGYLPVGFEFGAELTFPEPEGTSSGLLNASAQTFGICFTLFYSELFYSYGDVPANVAMAVMLIVGTLITAATGSDLRRQNAQVVSASNRGSVAGSVGAGGGGGVDNSVAVNP